A part of Desulfomicrobium baculatum DSM 4028 genomic DNA contains:
- a CDS encoding UbiA-like polyprenyltransferase — MLSMWRKTVLLARMVKIEHSIFALPFAYLGMIWAAGGWPGWKIFLALTVAMVAVRSFAMAVNRLADLPIDAKNPRTQTRPLVTGELSVFETLVFIAVSALVFVGACWQLNPLCLALSPLALVWSAMYSYTKRFTSLCHFFLGTVLGLAPLAGWLAVSPEVALAPVLLALGVTFWVGGFDILYACQDAEFDQSEGLHSLPAGKGVPIALALSTFSHVVTALFFLLAGWAAGAGIVYAGFCLVVAAILLFEHRLISADDLSRVNLAFFTLNGFVAVFLFAGAVIDTALR; from the coding sequence ATGCTTTCGATGTGGCGCAAAACCGTTCTCCTGGCGCGCATGGTCAAGATCGAACATTCGATCTTTGCCTTGCCGTTCGCCTACCTCGGGATGATCTGGGCTGCGGGCGGCTGGCCGGGCTGGAAGATATTTCTGGCGCTGACCGTGGCCATGGTGGCCGTGCGTTCCTTTGCCATGGCGGTCAATCGCCTCGCGGATCTCCCCATCGATGCGAAAAACCCGCGCACCCAGACCAGGCCCCTGGTGACGGGCGAACTCAGTGTTTTCGAAACACTCGTTTTCATAGCCGTCAGCGCCCTCGTCTTTGTCGGTGCGTGCTGGCAGCTCAACCCCCTGTGTCTGGCGCTTTCTCCACTGGCTCTGGTCTGGTCCGCAATGTACAGCTATACCAAGCGTTTTACCTCTCTGTGCCATTTTTTTCTGGGCACGGTACTGGGGCTTGCTCCGCTGGCAGGATGGCTCGCCGTGTCGCCGGAGGTTGCGCTTGCTCCAGTTCTTCTGGCTCTGGGGGTTACTTTTTGGGTCGGTGGATTTGACATTCTTTACGCATGTCAGGACGCCGAGTTCGATCAGAGTGAGGGCCTGCATTCTCTGCCGGCAGGCAAAGGGGTGCCGATCGCTCTGGCGCTTTCGACCTTCAGCCATGTGGTCACGGCCCTCTTTTTTCTTCTGGCCGGCTGGGCCGCAGGCGCCGGGATTGTGTACGCGGGTTTTTGCCTGGTCGTGGCGGCGATCCTGCTTTTCGAGCATCGGCTGATCTCTGCCGACGATTTGAGCCGGGTTAACCTTGCTTTTTTCACCTTGAACGGATTTGTAGCGGTTTTCTTGTTCGCGGGCGCTGTCATCGACACGGCGCTCAGGTAA